A genomic window from Eptesicus fuscus isolate TK198812 chromosome 19, DD_ASM_mEF_20220401, whole genome shotgun sequence includes:
- the LY6E gene encoding lymphocyte antigen 6E codes for MTVFLPVLLAALLGVEQAHSLVCFSCTNQQSNFYCLRPTICEDTDNYCVTVSAAAGIGNVVDLGYSLNKGCSPICPAPPGINIGVASMGTHCCQSFLCNISAAGGLRASTSLLGLGLLLSLLALLRPGP; via the exons ATGACCGTCTTCCTGCCCGTGCTGCTGGCCGCCCTCCTGGGTGTGGAGCAAG CCCACTCCCTGGTGTGCTTCTCCTGCACGAACCAGCAAAGCAACTTCTACTGCCTGCGGCCCACCATCTGCGAGGACACCGACAACTACTGCGTGACCGTCTCCGCGGCCGCGGGCATCG GGAACGTGGTGGACTTGGGCTACAGCCTGAACAAGGGCTGCTCCCCCATCTGCCCCGCGCCCCCCGGCATCAACATCGGCGTGGCCTCCATGGGCACCCACTGCTGCCAGAGCTTCCTGTGCAACATCAGCGCGGCCGGCGGGCTGCGGGCCAGCACCTCCCTGCTGGGCCTCGGGCTCCTGCTCAGCCTGCTGGCCCTGCTGCGGCCCGGCCCCTGa